The Culex quinquefasciatus strain JHB chromosome 2, VPISU_Cqui_1.0_pri_paternal, whole genome shotgun sequence genome contains the following window.
ataaaaagttaaattcccaaaataattattttttaattttcgatttttttatatgtttttgggaaccaaaaagattttttttttgccatagtGCAGGaaagtgcaaaatctggtttagcagaaatattttttttaaaggtcgtgttttttggaaaatgtcaaaaccctggacaaaacaaaataatacatCATTGTTTTACACCCCtgagaaacatatttttgataagcTGAGAGAATTTCCTCACTAAAAgttaaattaccaaaatacgtattttttttaattttgattgtgtttatatgttttaggggacaaaaaatacttcttCTTTGCCACAGTtcaggatggtgcaaaatctggtttagaaggtataatttttgaaatttttgaaatgttagaatttttttttatttttatttttttttttttgtaaaaatgtaccgttttgaaattgaatcttcttttaagtattatttttcgaattcttttcattttttttattttttttttttttttgagtttggaaaatactttttgaaaatgaGAGAACTTCCTACAAATTTCTCTCTGAGACTTAAAAAATCGGGCAATTAGTAGCCAGCCTCACAATGAATTCTAATCGCTGAAAATTAGTTTTACCGAATTAGCCTAAtaagcctgtaattttcaactgacgatatctcggaactatttgttagattttcaaagtttgaaaatgacatttttgtaaattgtctgatctttaaaaaaacaatttctagaTTTCATAATCAaacttaacttttgaaaaggtctacaaatggatatttccttatttcatagtTTAGAtcgaagatacagattttcgaatattataattgcattttttgtatgaatagCTGCCGAGAACGCACAGATTTCAACGATCCCTATAAATTCAAAGCTTCAAACACTTACTTGTACGGCTTCTCGCCGGTGTGTATCCGGGTGTGGTTTTTAAGGTACACCGCCTTCGCGAACGCGATCCCGCACACGTTGCACTTGTAATTCTTTTCGCCCGAGTGCAGCTTCTTGTGCGACCAGAGACTCGAATACCGCGAGAACCGACCGCCGCACGTATTGCACGTAAACGGTTTCTCCTGCCTGCAACAACAGAtaaaaacagaagaaaaaaaaacgtcggAACCGAGGGTGAATGATAGGCACGGATTGGTTGGGGTTTTTTGGGGGTTTTTAGAGTCTTTATTGCATCTCTCACATGGCCTGGGTCGTTACACGCGTGGTGGACAGTGTGTGGACAATGATTAGTGCGAGACTATGAGTGTTTTGAAAGAGCGCTCTGCTTCTGCTTACGTTTGCTGGTGCTGGTGCATGGACGCGGCCGGACTGGCCGAGgccgctgccgccgccgccgccgccaggtGCTGCTTCTTGCCGCCGACGATGATGACGCCGGAGCCGTTACACTTGTTGCACTTGGTAACCGTGGCCAGGTTGCGCTTCTTGACCGGGTGCGACGGCGCCGGAGCTTGGATCTGGatctgttgctgttgctgctgctgctgctgctgctgctgttggatgTGTTCCGTTTTGATCGTGGTGATCTGCGTCGGCATCAGCGAATCGATCGACGAGTTGCTGTTGGACGTGTTGGGAATTTCGCCAATCTCGAACTTGATGTCACCGTCCGGGGCGACGAAGATTTGGGTAGCTGTTTTGATACGGGATGGGATGTTGTTAGTACACTTTTGAAAGGGAAGAACTTGTTGAACAACTTACGTCTGTTGACATTGTGAGCGTTGTCGTTGTTGATGCAAGACTCGCAGCGAATCAGCTTGGGTCCTTTGCGCTTCGGATTGTTCTGGATGGGACCCCCGCAGGTGATGCACTTTTGGATCTTATCCTTGATGTGCGATATCTGGACCACCTGTtgatgctgttgttgttgctgctgctgttgttgctgggCTTGCTGCTGTGCCTGCTGTTGAGCTTGCTGTTGGGCTTGCTGCTgagcttgctgctgctgctgttcaagatgctgctgctgcggcgccGGATCCAGCGCTTCGGTCGCAACGATCTGAATCTGGCCCAGGTTCTGCCCGGTCTCGGAGATGATGTTCTGCGCTTGGACCAGGTTCTGCGGCTGCGTCACCACCGTAATCGCGTCCGACGTGCTCTCGCCGTCCTGGTTGTGCGTCCGCTTGTGGTGGTTCAGCAGCGTCAGGTGGTTGAACATCAACCCGCACACGTCGCACTTGAAGCTGATGTTGGAGATGGTGTTCTGGAAGGACTACAGAGAGAAAACAAGCTGTACAGATTCTGACCCAGTCAAGCTTCCTTCAAACAAAAACCTACCGTGATGGGTTTGTTTACCACCAGCTGCCGTCCGTCCACCGTGATGCCGGTCACGCCGTTCGGGATCTGATTGACCAGCGCGCAGTTCGCGTAGCTGAACGGCTGCAGATACTGCACCGTCTTCGTGTCGTCCGCCAGCTGGGCCAGGTTCACCGTGCTGAGCGCCTGCGACGTCGGCGTCAGCTTCTGGATCATGTTCACGTTGGCGTAGAACGTCGAGAACTCGGGCGTCTGCTGGGTCGCCTTCATCGCGTCGATCTTGACCTGCTTGTTGACGTCGCCCGCCGTCTGATACTGGATGCCGACGGGCGTGCCCGTCTGGATGTTGTTCGTGGTGAACATGATGGGCCCCGTGAAGGCCGCTCCCGCCGACGACTCAATTTTCGGGCCGTTTGCGGTACCGGGTTAGCAAGAAACGCTGCAAGACAAGGTATTCtttagaatatttaaatttataatcgCCTCTCGTTCCgagctgtacgtactccaccgtagatcgtttgTAGCACCTTCTGCTCGATTACTTGAAAGGGGTTCGTACGTacaggtctcgtggccataaGGGGCGacccaaggggtttccagcatcaaggattactgactaGCCTGAATGGAATTACCTGGATTACTGTCAATATGTTAAGGATTACTTTTGTTTTCCCAGTATTACTTGGGATTACTAGAAACTACACAGGTTTGCTCAAAATTAATAAGAATtacttggaattactgcctagcttccagcatattaTTAACAGCTTTTTGAATTGGATCGACTGACAGCAGTCAAAAGCACAAAACCACGTGCTAGGAAATTGTCGAACAATGGGGTTaaatctagagtaaattttcaaaacaacctatgagtcatgaGTTTTCTATGCAGATAGGCATAAGCCCTAGGATAAGCATAAGGCGCTGTTTTCCGACTCGGATCGTACTACTTATCGCGAATTCAGCGGAACTGCCGATGGCCGAACAAGATCCTCCTTCATTGACAGGCTTCGCTCGGTGTTGAACGGGGGTTTGTTTTGAGCGGCAGTTTTGAGTACATGCTGACGCCAACTAGACAGAGGTCCAAGCGGATGTCCGCACCGCGGTAAGTGCGGATATTCCGtatgtccgagaagaatcggccgtcgatgagGACGTGGTCGATATGTGTTTTCGTTCATTGGTGAGGTGTTGTCCAGGTGACTTGGTGGTGTCTTTCCGGGGGAAACGTTCTCCGTACCACTATACCGCGGGAGGTTGTCAATCGACTCAATCACCGGCTTGTACATCTCCTCCCTTCGAATGCGGTGCGATCTTTAAGTCCTTCTGCAAGCAACTGTCTCTGTTTCAGCTTCGCGTAGAACGCTTCCTTCTCGGCATATTAGGATGATTTAATAATAATTGAAGATACGACCCTTAATCCTCAATCTACACATCCGGTCGTTGATCGACTCCCAATCTATCACATGACTCCGCACCTTGCCCAACCCTATGAAGCCGATCCCTTACTTAACATCTCGATAGTGCGATTTGACAGTTGATGTCCGATGCTTAAAATAATTGCATGGTCTTCAAGGGGTTAACCAATCGCGCCAGTACTTTGATTTGCATACACAAGTAAAGTTGCAACCGTGTGCATGCGACCATTATGAAAAACAAGTCTACCAAAGTAGGCCAATAGTCGTCGCGCGATTAGAATATTGAACCTAAACCAaagcaaacatcaaaaagtgaATGTAAACACAGTTGGCAGCAGTTGGTGAAGGGGTTATTAGTCTGCTGCGCATACTACCAGCAAAGAGGGTCCGAAACCGTTTTTAAAGTTCGATTTCACCTTGCCCAATACTACGACAGAGACTAGCGGGAGACAGCTGATCAAACTATTGAGGGCGCGAAACGGTTTCTCTTTTATTCTCAGCCGAGCGTGGCAGAGCAGGTTTCGACAATAAGTAAACAATTTACTATCTGAAGAGAACGAACCAAAAAACAAATCCTGAATGGAAGAtgggaacaaaaataaaacaaaagaccATCTCGCACACACAATAATCTATACCTGTCGCAACATTCCATCTCACCTCTCCAGATTCCACGAGAGCGCAAAAACAGACAACAGGACGAACCGCGCTCAGAAAGAGAAGCAGCAACAACACAACAAACTGTAGAAAGTGAGATGGAGGAAAGCCTACTTTGTACGAAGCACACAAAGCAACACTTTTTCGGTTGGTAGCATCTTTGCTcacttttttcctcaaattCGCTTTGGGGgaacgaacgaaaaaaaaagtgcgaCGGGATGTGTCCAATAAACGAGTACGAGAGATAAAGTGCAGAGAGCGAGTGAGAGAGAAACGGGTAGCTGCTCTCTCACTTTTGCTATAAATACACGACTCTCGCGTGCAAGGAGGTGTGTGAGCGAAACGATCCGAGGCTGACACCAACA
Protein-coding sequences here:
- the LOC6038922 gene encoding zinc finger protein 287, whose amino-acid sequence is MFTTNNIQTGTPVGIQYQTAGDVNKQVKIDAMKATQQTPEFSTFYANVNMIQKLTPTSQALSTVNLAQLADDTKTVQYLQPFSYANCALVNQIPNGVTGITVDGRQLVVNKPITSFQNTISNISFKCDVCGLMFNHLTLLNHHKRTHNQDGESTSDAITVVTQPQNLVQAQNIISETGQNLGQIQIVATEALDPAPQQQHLEQQQQQAQQQAQQQAQQQAQQQAQQQQQQQQQQHQQVVQISHIKDKIQKCITCGGPIQNNPKRKGPKLIRCESCINNDNAHNVNRPTQIFVAPDGDIKFEIGEIPNTSNSNSSIDSLMPTQITTIKTEHIQQQQQQQQQQQQQIQIQAPAPSHPVKKRNLATVTKCNKCNGSGVIIVGGKKQHLAAAAAAAASASPAASMHQHQQTQEKPFTCNTCGGRFSRYSSLWSHKKLHSGEKNYKCNVCGIAFAKAVYLKNHTRIHTGEKPYKCGTCGMQFSQSPHLKNHERTHSGEKPYVCEVCDKGFARHATLWNHRRIHTGEKPYKCNRCQSAFSQAAHLKNHEKVHSGLKPFKCDICSAAFADRFALKRHRGIHEKYGQTAPLHGQIVHKEEIIEMDEKSREVIIGAM